Proteins encoded by one window of Flagellimonas lutaonensis:
- the pyrF gene encoding orotidine-5'-phosphate decarboxylase: MKIEQLVTQIRKKQSFLCVGLDTDLEKIPTHLLDHEDPIFSFNKAIIDATQSLCVAYKPNTAFYEAYGAAGWESLSKTLRYINEHYPEMFTIADAKRGDIGNTSTRYAKAFFEEMDFDAITVAPYMGKDSVEPFLDFADRHTILLALTSNEGAFDFQTKMVENKELYKEVLKTSKSYKNAQNLMYVVGATKASYLRDVREIVPNSFLLVPGVGAQGGSLEEVCHYGLNADVGLLINSSRGIIYASQGEDFAQVAAEKARELQSQMAQELTKFGQNT, translated from the coding sequence ATGAAAATAGAACAACTCGTAACCCAGATTCGAAAAAAGCAGTCCTTTCTTTGTGTGGGGTTGGATACCGATTTGGAAAAGATACCAACCCATTTACTTGACCACGAAGACCCCATTTTCTCCTTCAATAAGGCCATCATAGATGCCACACAATCATTGTGCGTGGCATACAAGCCCAATACGGCGTTTTATGAGGCCTATGGTGCGGCAGGATGGGAATCGTTGTCAAAAACGTTACGCTATATCAACGAGCACTATCCTGAAATGTTCACCATTGCCGATGCCAAGAGGGGCGATATAGGCAATACCTCGACCCGTTATGCCAAGGCCTTTTTTGAGGAGATGGATTTTGATGCCATTACCGTGGCCCCTTATATGGGAAAGGACAGTGTAGAGCCCTTTTTGGACTTTGCGGATAGGCATACCATTTTATTGGCTTTGACCTCCAATGAGGGGGCTTTTGATTTTCAGACCAAGATGGTAGAGAACAAGGAACTCTACAAAGAGGTATTGAAGACCTCAAAAAGCTACAAGAATGCACAAAACCTGATGTATGTGGTCGGAGCGACCAAGGCTTCTTATTTGAGGGATGTAAGGGAAATCGTGCCCAACAGTTTTCTATTGGTGCCCGGCGTGGGTGCACAAGGCGGTAGTTTAGAGGAAGTGTGCCATTACGGCCTTAACGCTGATGTTGGCCTGTTGATAAACTCATCAAGGGGCATAATCTATGCATCACAAGGAGAAGATTTTGCACAGGTCGCCGCAGAAAAAGCTAGGGAACTACAGTCGCAGATGGCCCAAGAATTGACCAAATTCGGCCAAAATACCTAG
- a CDS encoding AIR synthase related protein has translation MSSNTSKRYAQRGVSASKEDVHNAIKNIDKGLFPKAFCKIVPDYLTGSETHCLVMHADGAGTKSSLAYMYWKETGDLSVWKGIAQDALVMNIDDLICVGAVDNIMLSSTIGRNKNLIPGEVISAIINGTEELITDLVKHGITIHSTGGETADVGDLVRTIIVDSTVIARMKRSEVIDNANIRAGDVIVGLASFGKATYEQEYNGGMGSNGLTSARHDVFGKYLAEKYPESFDPAVPDDLVYSGKVRLTDSVSGSPLDAGKLVLSPTRTYAPVVKEILKRYTSEVIHGMVHCSGGAQTKILHFVEDAHVIKDNLFPVPPLFRLIQEQSGTDWKEMYQVFNCGHRLELYVDAAIAEDLISISKSFDIDARIIGRVEESKGKRLTIKSEYGTFDY, from the coding sequence ATGTCCTCAAATACCAGTAAGCGATATGCCCAACGTGGGGTTTCGGCCTCAAAGGAAGACGTGCACAACGCCATCAAAAACATTGATAAGGGGTTGTTTCCCAAGGCTTTTTGTAAGATAGTACCCGATTATTTGACCGGTAGCGAAACACATTGCCTGGTCATGCATGCCGATGGGGCTGGTACCAAGTCATCATTGGCCTATATGTATTGGAAAGAAACGGGCGATTTGAGCGTTTGGAAAGGCATCGCCCAAGATGCCTTGGTCATGAACATCGATGACCTGATATGTGTGGGAGCCGTTGACAACATTATGCTCTCTTCGACCATTGGGCGAAACAAGAACCTGATTCCCGGAGAGGTCATCTCGGCCATCATCAACGGCACTGAAGAATTGATTACCGACTTGGTCAAGCATGGTATTACCATTCATTCCACCGGTGGTGAAACGGCTGATGTGGGCGATTTGGTTCGTACCATCATCGTCGACAGCACGGTCATCGCACGAATGAAACGCAGCGAGGTTATTGACAATGCCAATATTAGGGCAGGGGATGTGATAGTTGGGCTGGCCTCTTTTGGCAAAGCGACCTACGAGCAGGAGTACAATGGCGGTATGGGCAGCAATGGTCTTACCTCGGCGCGGCATGATGTTTTTGGAAAATATTTGGCGGAAAAGTATCCTGAAAGTTTTGACCCAGCCGTACCAGACGATTTAGTATATTCTGGAAAAGTACGACTTACAGATTCCGTTTCCGGTTCACCGCTGGATGCCGGTAAACTCGTTCTTTCGCCTACGCGCACCTATGCGCCTGTGGTGAAGGAAATCCTGAAAAGATATACATCAGAAGTAATACACGGTATGGTGCATTGTAGTGGTGGGGCACAGACCAAAATTCTACATTTTGTGGAGGACGCTCATGTGATCAAAGACAATCTGTTTCCTGTTCCCCCACTGTTTAGGTTGATTCAAGAGCAATCGGGCACCGATTGGAAAGAAATGTACCAAGTGTTCAACTGCGGACACCGTTTGGAACTATACGTGGACGCAGCTATTGCAGAAGACCTTATTTCCATATCAAAAAGCTTTGACATCGATGCAAGAATCATAGGCCGTGTTGAAGAATCTAAAGGCAAAAGGCTGACCATCAAAAGCGAATACGGTACTTTCGACTACTGA
- a CDS encoding thioredoxin family protein → MKKLLAILFFIASVPLLGQDWKPSFSDALKTAKEENKPLILVFTGSDWCAPCIKLDKKIWKSEAFRNYSAEHYVLYKADFPRKKSNKLEAALTAENQKLTEKYNPNGFFPLVVVLDNSQNVLGVTGYKNIAPADYIALLNGFLK, encoded by the coding sequence ATGAAAAAGCTGTTGGCCATATTGTTTTTTATAGCTTCCGTTCCCCTTTTGGGCCAAGACTGGAAACCTTCATTTTCAGATGCCCTGAAAACGGCCAAAGAAGAGAACAAACCCCTAATTTTGGTCTTTACTGGCTCTGATTGGTGTGCCCCTTGTATCAAGCTCGACAAAAAAATTTGGAAGTCAGAAGCGTTCAGAAACTATTCCGCCGAACATTATGTACTTTACAAAGCTGACTTTCCCAGAAAGAAATCGAACAAATTGGAAGCTGCATTAACAGCCGAAAACCAAAAACTGACCGAAAAATATAACCCAAACGGATTTTTCCCCTTGGTCGTGGTGCTCGATAACAGCCAGAATGTTTTGGGTGTCACGGGGTATAAAAATATTGCTCCCGCAGACTACATAGCGTTGCTAAACGGTTTTCTAAAATGA
- a CDS encoding DUF3570 domain-containing protein, translating into MRTVFSIVVFFVFLTGKSQQTDSSYKKRVLETSEIDLLFSYYDQDGKNAAVTGGEGTEALTDATSAIVLRLPLNEDDVLTVDAGLSAYTSASSSNVNPLDGSNPNVSPFDASSGESRKDQLVHINPRYQHSADDRNTIWSVNGYFSNEYDYNSIGFGGSYARLFNEKNTEISIGGQVYLDSWNPQYPIELRSGFFDSRITGNGTYDPNFQEFGSTGRNSYALSLSFSQILGKRWQGALFMDLVLQEGLLSTPFQRVYFADTEDFFIDEFQLADDVERLPDSRFKVPFGGRLNVFVSDAIVLRTYYRFYWDDWGIVSHTANVEVPLKLSDKFTLYPTYRYYTQTAADYFYPKEAALSTFEFYTSDYDLSGYNAHQYGIGARYTDIFTKAKVFAFGLKTIDVRLNQYDRSDGLGAFIITLGTTFVGN; encoded by the coding sequence TTGAGAACAGTTTTTTCCATAGTAGTCTTTTTTGTTTTCCTGACGGGAAAATCGCAACAAACCGATTCCTCCTATAAAAAAAGGGTGCTTGAGACAAGCGAAATCGATTTGCTCTTCAGCTATTACGATCAAGATGGTAAAAATGCTGCCGTGACGGGGGGCGAAGGCACTGAGGCCCTTACCGATGCCACTTCGGCGATCGTGCTGCGGTTGCCCCTGAACGAAGATGATGTGCTTACCGTTGATGCAGGGCTTTCGGCCTATACTTCTGCTTCGTCGAGCAATGTCAATCCATTGGACGGTAGCAATCCGAATGTGAGTCCGTTCGATGCCTCTTCGGGCGAGTCGCGAAAAGATCAATTGGTTCATATCAACCCCAGGTACCAGCATAGTGCTGACGACCGCAATACCATATGGAGCGTCAACGGCTATTTTTCGAATGAGTACGATTACAATTCCATCGGGTTTGGGGGTAGTTATGCGCGTCTATTCAACGAAAAGAATACAGAGATTTCCATTGGGGGTCAAGTCTACCTCGATAGCTGGAATCCGCAGTATCCCATTGAGTTGCGGAGCGGATTTTTTGATAGCCGGATCACGGGTAATGGCACCTACGATCCAAACTTTCAAGAGTTTGGGAGTACTGGTAGAAATTCTTATGCGCTCTCACTGTCTTTTTCGCAGATTTTGGGCAAGAGGTGGCAAGGGGCCCTGTTCATGGACCTCGTATTGCAAGAAGGGTTGCTGAGCACCCCTTTTCAACGGGTCTATTTTGCAGATACTGAAGATTTCTTTATAGACGAATTTCAGTTGGCAGATGATGTGGAACGGCTTCCCGATAGTCGCTTTAAGGTTCCGTTTGGGGGGCGGCTGAACGTGTTTGTGAGCGACGCCATTGTGCTGAGAACCTATTACCGCTTTTATTGGGATGATTGGGGCATTGTCTCGCATACCGCCAATGTTGAGGTGCCATTGAAATTAAGTGATAAATTCACCTTGTACCCGACCTATCGCTACTACACCCAGACTGCAGCTGACTATTTTTATCCCAAAGAAGCGGCACTCTCCACATTTGAGTTCTATACCTCTGACTACGACCTTTCGGGGTACAATGCACATCAATATGGTATCGGTGCCAGATATACCGACATTTTTACCAAGGCCAAGGTGTTTGCCTTTGGCTTAAAGACCATTGATGTAAGGTTGAACCAATATGACCGTAGCGATGGGTTGGGCGCTTTCATCATCACACTGGGAACAACTTTCGTGGGTAACTGA
- a CDS encoding FAD:protein FMN transferase, with product MRRAVVFFLVLSCFLAVGQEKKYVTVKKALNLMGTAFEITVVAPSEEIGYINIDEAASEITRIEKMISSWDPDSETSLINKNAGIRPVKVSRELFGLIERAIKISEITDGAFDISYASVDNIWKFDGTMKNMPSRGAIAQSVSKVGYKKIVLDAEVQSVFLTQKGMKIGFGAIGKGYAADKAKAFLMSKGVPGGLINASGDLTTWGTKATGEKWMIGIANPLSKDKVFSWLPVIESSVATSGNYEKYIVINGKKYSHIIDPRTGYPTSGVQSVTVFAKYAELCDALATAVFVMGKDSGIHMINQIDGVEVVVVDDANKIHRSSGILFNNNQ from the coding sequence ATGAGAAGGGCGGTGGTATTTTTTCTGGTGTTGTCATGTTTTTTGGCAGTGGGCCAAGAGAAAAAATACGTAACCGTAAAAAAGGCACTCAATCTCATGGGTACGGCCTTTGAGATCACGGTTGTGGCACCCTCTGAAGAAATCGGATATATAAACATTGATGAAGCGGCCTCAGAGATCACGCGGATTGAAAAAATGATTTCCTCTTGGGATCCAGACTCTGAAACATCGCTCATCAATAAAAATGCCGGGATCAGGCCCGTGAAGGTGAGCCGTGAGCTTTTTGGGTTGATTGAGCGAGCCATAAAGATCTCAGAAATTACCGACGGGGCTTTCGATATATCGTATGCCTCGGTCGACAATATTTGGAAATTTGATGGTACCATGAAAAATATGCCATCCCGTGGGGCAATAGCGCAATCCGTAAGTAAAGTGGGGTATAAAAAAATTGTGCTGGATGCAGAGGTGCAATCTGTTTTTTTAACACAAAAAGGGATGAAAATTGGTTTTGGGGCTATCGGAAAAGGGTATGCTGCCGATAAGGCCAAAGCGTTTTTAATGTCGAAGGGCGTGCCGGGCGGACTCATCAATGCTTCTGGTGACTTGACCACATGGGGCACCAAGGCCACAGGTGAGAAATGGATGATCGGCATCGCCAACCCGTTGAGCAAAGACAAGGTGTTCAGCTGGCTGCCCGTTATAGAATCGTCGGTGGCAACCTCTGGCAACTACGAAAAATATATCGTCATCAACGGAAAAAAATACTCCCATATCATTGACCCTAGAACGGGTTATCCGACAAGTGGTGTGCAAAGTGTTACCGTTTTTGCCAAATATGCAGAACTCTGCGATGCCCTGGCCACTGCGGTTTTTGTAATGGGAAAAGACAGTGGTATTCATATGATCAACCAAATTGACGGGGTAGAAGTGGTTGTGGTCGACGATGCCAATAAGATTCATAGGAGTTCAGGAATCTTGTTCAACAATAATCAGTAA
- a CDS encoding helix-turn-helix domain-containing protein has translation MRPRVFLIILFFLLFKWSYSTIRSGAPVYEEEIISKSMQDSLDWADYYYNIHQYNRAIPLYEKNLEGAVQEKPHILKKLALSEAALEHPEKARAHLNDYLLLEFDPTFLSHEGFDPVRSSQEFKTISEAIVPDIDIWSIIYFVVAMIGFYVIVLILLNKKINGIAGVLIASFVFIHSLFILNISVNEAHYLFEFPHTYLMSTWASFLYGPLLYFYFKRIAFRYQFKPVDLLHLLPTLILLAFMGITVYSMSADEKVALMLTRLKNGLSAQDSNKLLLIVVLKIISLVVYGYFIRKVYLKSKAKNALDPAGQTWQKNIYYIHFLYIFTYSAYGILIINGFNSGLLYNLSIAAMALMVLYVGYSANIQPQVFGGRYTYLNRMFPKYEKSGLTPSLSLELKENLIRLFDKEKIYRENDINLEMVARKLNTTRHNASQVINEHFKVSFHALINTYRIDEAKKILKEHNDHGLNIIDVAYEVGYNNKVTFNKAFKKKTQLTPSEFQRSVSNH, from the coding sequence TTGGATTGGGCTGATTACTACTACAACATCCACCAATATAATCGCGCCATTCCGTTGTACGAGAAGAATTTGGAGGGCGCTGTTCAAGAGAAACCGCATATTCTCAAAAAACTGGCATTGAGCGAGGCTGCTTTGGAGCATCCTGAAAAAGCAAGGGCCCATCTGAACGATTATCTTCTACTGGAGTTTGACCCGACCTTTCTTTCCCATGAGGGGTTTGACCCGGTCAGAAGCTCCCAAGAGTTCAAAACCATCTCAGAGGCAATCGTGCCAGACATCGATATCTGGTCGATTATCTATTTTGTGGTGGCGATGATCGGTTTTTACGTAATTGTCCTCATCCTTCTGAACAAAAAAATCAATGGGATTGCCGGGGTTCTTATCGCCAGTTTTGTATTCATACATTCTCTATTTATACTGAACATTTCTGTCAATGAAGCCCATTATTTGTTTGAGTTTCCGCATACATACCTGATGTCTACCTGGGCCTCATTCTTATACGGCCCCCTTCTTTATTTTTACTTCAAACGGATAGCTTTCAGATATCAGTTTAAACCGGTTGACTTACTGCATCTACTGCCAACATTGATTCTTTTGGCGTTTATGGGTATAACTGTTTACTCCATGTCGGCAGATGAAAAGGTTGCTTTGATGCTGACCCGCCTAAAAAACGGACTCAGTGCGCAAGACTCGAACAAGTTGCTGCTCATAGTAGTGCTCAAGATTATTTCGTTGGTGGTCTACGGATACTTTATTCGAAAGGTCTACCTAAAAAGCAAAGCAAAGAATGCGCTCGACCCCGCGGGCCAAACATGGCAAAAAAATATTTACTACATACACTTTCTCTACATTTTCACCTATTCTGCATATGGCATTTTGATTATTAATGGATTTAATTCTGGCCTGCTCTATAACCTTTCCATAGCGGCCATGGCCTTGATGGTTCTGTATGTTGGTTACTCGGCCAACATTCAGCCCCAAGTGTTCGGTGGCCGATACACGTATCTGAACCGTATGTTTCCGAAATATGAAAAATCTGGGCTTACCCCAAGTCTTTCCCTAGAGTTGAAAGAGAACCTGATAAGGCTTTTCGATAAAGAAAAAATTTACCGTGAGAACGATATTAACCTTGAAATGGTGGCCAGAAAATTGAATACCACACGGCACAATGCCTCGCAGGTGATAAACGAGCACTTTAAAGTCAGTTTTCATGCGCTGATCAACACTTACCGCATCGATGAGGCAAAGAAAATATTAAAGGAACATAACGACCACGGACTGAATATTATCGATGTGGCCTATGAAGTGGGCTACAACAACAAGGTAACCTTCAACAAGGCCTTCAAGAAGAAGACCCAACTTACCCCATCAGAATTTCAAAGGAGTGTTTCAAACCATTGA
- the prfA gene encoding peptide chain release factor 1: MLDKLNIIKQRFDEVSDLIIQPDIISDQKRYVRLNKEYKDLRALMDKRDRYIELTNNLNEAEEIIADGSDAEMVEMAKMQLEEAKEALPKLEEEIKFMLIPKDPEDEKDVVMEIRAGTGGDEASIFAGDLYRMYSKYCESKGWKTNIIDLSEGTSGGYKEIQFEVTGEDVYGTLKFEAGVHRVQRVPQTETQGRVHTSAATVMVLPEAEDFEVEIDPKDVRIDYFCSSGPGGQSVNTTYSAVRLTHIPTGLVAQCQDEKSQHKNKDKAFKVLRSRLYDLELAKRQEEDAAKRNSQVSSGDRSAKIRTYNYPQGRVTDHRIGLTLYDLQNIMNGDLQKIIDELMLVENTEKLKEASEIL, translated from the coding sequence ATGCTTGATAAACTCAACATCATAAAACAACGGTTCGATGAGGTTTCTGACCTGATCATACAGCCTGATATTATTTCTGACCAAAAGCGCTATGTAAGGCTGAACAAAGAGTACAAAGACCTAAGGGCTTTGATGGATAAGCGTGACCGGTACATTGAATTGACCAACAATCTAAATGAGGCCGAGGAGATTATTGCAGATGGCAGTGATGCTGAAATGGTGGAAATGGCCAAAATGCAGTTAGAGGAAGCAAAAGAGGCCTTGCCAAAGCTGGAAGAAGAGATAAAGTTCATGCTGATACCCAAGGATCCCGAAGACGAAAAAGACGTGGTCATGGAGATTCGTGCAGGCACTGGCGGTGATGAGGCCAGTATTTTTGCGGGCGATCTGTATCGAATGTATTCCAAATATTGCGAATCAAAAGGTTGGAAAACCAATATTATCGACCTTAGTGAGGGTACCAGTGGCGGCTACAAAGAAATCCAGTTTGAAGTTACAGGTGAAGATGTGTATGGGACCTTGAAGTTTGAGGCTGGCGTACATCGCGTACAGCGCGTGCCCCAGACCGAGACCCAAGGTCGGGTACATACCAGTGCGGCAACGGTAATGGTGCTGCCAGAGGCCGAAGATTTCGAGGTAGAAATCGACCCCAAGGATGTTCGGATCGATTATTTCTGTTCTTCAGGTCCCGGTGGGCAATCGGTCAATACGACCTATTCCGCCGTTCGCCTGACACACATACCCACAGGTCTAGTGGCACAGTGCCAAGATGAAAAGTCACAGCACAAGAACAAAGACAAGGCATTCAAGGTATTGCGCTCACGACTCTATGACCTTGAATTGGCAAAAAGACAGGAAGAAGACGCAGCCAAGAGAAATTCACAGGTAAGTAGTGGAGACCGTTCTGCCAAGATCAGGACATACAACTATCCGCAGGGTCGTGTCACCGATCATAGAATAGGCCTGACCCTGTATGATTTGCAGAACATTATGAATGGAGACCTACAGAAGATAATCGATGAGTTGATGCTGGTGGAGAATACCGAAAAGTTAAAAGAGGCCTCCGAAATTTTGTAA
- a CDS encoding DUF4266 domain-containing protein, with amino-acid sequence MRTFLLIVVVLLFFSSCVAVREYDKVYINDTEMQLGAKFSERFETNFQIYREAAAGANGGKTGGGCGCN; translated from the coding sequence ATGCGCACATTTCTTTTGATCGTGGTCGTATTGCTTTTCTTCAGCTCATGTGTGGCGGTAAGGGAATATGACAAAGTGTATATCAACGATACCGAGATGCAGTTGGGTGCCAAGTTTTCTGAACGTTTCGAGACCAATTTCCAGATATATCGCGAAGCTGCCGCCGGGGCCAATGGCGGAAAAACAGGGGGCGGCTGCGGTTGTAATTAA
- a CDS encoding xanthine dehydrogenase family protein molybdopterin-binding subunit — protein sequence MTLIKTHIGRRAFIKNTSLAGGGLVLGFSFLNSCKPKQAETIAALEMPNEWFEINGYLKIGDNGVVTIMSPNPEIGQNVKTSMPMIVADELEIDWKNVIVEQAPLNTNLYNWQVAGGSRSISSSWQSLRMAGATARHMLKEAAARAWQVPVGEITAVAGVLAHEASGNSAGYGEMASAAAQMEVPEEVELKERSDFSIIGTSRKNVDGLKIVTGQPLFGIDVQREGMLIATLAHPPAFGMRLKSFDAEEAKQMPGIRDVFSIKLYDDDFKKSAFHQTAFNELVAVVGETTWQVMQAKKTLNIEWEQSPDTIEAMSLFGNEMKVNYPAGMENSDTHTAKLKELNSRKGNVVRRDGNPEAAFANAAKVIERSYSCPFLAHNTMEPMNFFAHVTEDHAELLGPTQTPEFMEPAIAEHLGLPLEKVDIQMTRQGGGFGRRLYGHFMVEAAAISKKMVTPIKLVYSREDDMSQGTYRPSYYATYRAAFDADNNLMAFHVKAGGIPESPLFANRFPAGAIDNYLAENFTVDSNITTGAFRAPRSNFIAGAEQSFLDEVAEEMGKDPIDFRLELLKRAQENPVGDAELNDYDASRYAGVLELVREKSNWGQSQSGVHRGVSAYFCHNSYVAQVLDIAMENNTPVVQKVTSAIDCGIVVNPDAATNMAEGGVVDGIGHAMYSQLTFKDGTPEQQNFDKYRLIRHSEAPKEIETHFVDNGIDPTGMGEPPFPPIMGALANALYKATGRRYYHQPFITDKPPLVG from the coding sequence ATGACACTCATCAAAACACATATCGGACGTAGGGCCTTTATCAAAAACACCAGTTTGGCCGGGGGTGGACTCGTATTGGGTTTCAGCTTTTTGAACTCTTGCAAACCCAAGCAAGCAGAGACCATAGCGGCCCTTGAGATGCCCAACGAATGGTTTGAGATCAATGGTTATCTCAAAATTGGCGATAACGGTGTGGTGACCATTATGTCACCCAATCCAGAAATCGGTCAGAACGTAAAGACCTCCATGCCCATGATCGTTGCAGACGAACTGGAGATAGACTGGAAAAACGTCATTGTCGAACAGGCACCCCTTAACACCAATCTTTATAACTGGCAAGTTGCTGGTGGCAGCCGTTCGATCAGTAGCTCGTGGCAAAGCCTTCGTATGGCCGGGGCAACAGCCCGCCACATGTTGAAAGAGGCTGCCGCCAGGGCCTGGCAGGTACCCGTGGGTGAAATTACGGCGGTAGCGGGTGTACTTGCCCATGAAGCCAGTGGCAACTCGGCCGGCTACGGTGAAATGGCATCGGCCGCAGCTCAAATGGAAGTTCCCGAAGAGGTTGAGTTAAAAGAACGCTCCGATTTTTCCATAATAGGTACTTCCCGTAAAAATGTCGATGGGTTAAAGATTGTTACAGGCCAACCCTTGTTCGGCATCGATGTGCAACGCGAAGGCATGTTGATCGCCACTTTGGCCCATCCTCCTGCTTTTGGCATGCGCTTAAAATCTTTCGACGCAGAAGAGGCAAAGCAAATGCCCGGTATTCGCGATGTTTTTTCAATAAAGCTATATGACGATGACTTTAAGAAATCGGCCTTCCACCAGACGGCCTTCAACGAATTGGTCGCCGTAGTGGGTGAAACGACTTGGCAGGTAATGCAGGCAAAAAAAACACTGAATATTGAGTGGGAACAGTCGCCGGATACCATTGAGGCGATGAGCCTTTTTGGAAACGAAATGAAGGTAAACTACCCTGCCGGCATGGAAAATTCGGACACCCATACTGCAAAACTGAAAGAACTGAATTCCCGAAAAGGAAATGTAGTGCGACGAGATGGCAATCCGGAGGCTGCCTTCGCAAACGCTGCCAAAGTCATTGAACGCAGTTACAGTTGTCCGTTTTTGGCGCACAACACCATGGAACCTATGAATTTCTTTGCCCATGTCACAGAAGACCATGCAGAGTTGTTGGGCCCTACCCAGACCCCTGAATTTATGGAACCGGCCATAGCCGAACACCTAGGCCTTCCCTTAGAGAAAGTCGATATTCAAATGACCCGTCAAGGGGGCGGCTTTGGCCGCAGGCTGTATGGACATTTTATGGTAGAGGCAGCCGCAATATCAAAGAAGATGGTGACCCCTATAAAGCTGGTCTATAGCCGAGAAGACGATATGTCGCAAGGCACATACCGCCCATCATACTATGCCACCTATCGTGCCGCATTTGACGCCGATAACAATCTTATGGCCTTTCATGTAAAAGCCGGTGGGATACCTGAGAGCCCACTCTTTGCAAACCGCTTTCCCGCTGGGGCCATCGACAATTATTTGGCTGAGAATTTTACGGTTGACTCCAATATCACAACAGGTGCTTTCAGAGCACCACGGTCCAATTTTATTGCCGGTGCCGAACAATCATTTTTGGATGAAGTGGCAGAAGAAATGGGCAAAGACCCCATCGACTTCAGATTGGAGTTACTAAAACGTGCGCAAGAAAATCCTGTAGGCGATGCAGAGCTAAACGATTATGATGCTTCGCGTTATGCCGGCGTTTTGGAATTAGTTCGGGAAAAATCAAATTGGGGGCAGAGCCAATCTGGGGTTCACCGCGGGGTGTCGGCCTATTTCTGCCATAACAGTTATGTAGCCCAAGTGTTGGATATCGCCATGGAAAACAATACCCCGGTGGTACAAAAAGTTACTTCTGCCATCGACTGCGGTATTGTGGTCAACCCCGACGCAGCCACCAATATGGCCGAGGGCGGGGTTGTAGACGGCATCGGTCATGCCATGTACAGTCAGCTGACCTTTAAAGATGGTACGCCCGAACAGCAAAATTTTGACAAGTACCGTTTGATTCGGCACAGTGAGGCCCCCAAAGAAATTGAAACACATTTTGTGGACAATGGTATTGATCCCACAGGTATGGGAGAACCGCCCTTTCCGCCGATTATGGGCGCTCTGGCCAATGCTTTATATAAGGCCACGGGAAGGCGTTATTATCACCAGCCGTTCATTACCGACAAACCGCCTTTGGTCGGTTAG
- a CDS encoding (2Fe-2S)-binding protein: MANFTLNINGKTQEVDVDPSTPMLWVLRDHLKLVGTKYGCGIAQCGACTVHLGDVAVRSCMITVSSVGNQEVTTIEGLSENGDHPVQKAWLEVDVPQCGYCQAGQIMTASALLKKNPNPTDAEIDMAMNGNICRCGTYLRIKKAVKIAAGSES, from the coding sequence ATGGCAAATTTTACACTTAACATCAACGGAAAAACACAAGAGGTGGACGTTGACCCATCAACACCCATGCTCTGGGTACTGCGCGATCACCTAAAACTGGTTGGCACCAAATACGGCTGTGGCATTGCACAGTGCGGGGCGTGCACCGTGCATCTTGGAGATGTCGCCGTACGTTCTTGCATGATAACGGTATCGTCGGTTGGAAACCAAGAAGTAACCACGATCGAGGGACTTTCAGAAAACGGTGACCACCCAGTACAAAAGGCATGGCTCGAGGTCGATGTTCCCCAATGTGGCTACTGTCAAGCGGGACAGATCATGACCGCTTCGGCATTGTTGAAAAAAAATCCGAATCCCACAGATGCGGAAATCGATATGGCCATGAACGGCAACATTTGTCGTTGCGGCACCTATCTCAGAATAAAAAAGGCTGTCAAAATAGCCGCTGGCAGCGAATCATAA
- a CDS encoding ubiquinol-cytochrome c reductase iron-sulfur subunit, which produces MERKQFLQSLGAGAAFALMFPCVNGCSKDGELETFPEPTGVDFTVDLTSPEAAPLANNGGWIAVKSNPELNYFDIVVARNLEGNLIAASKICSHQGTEEIRFITEDGGVFHCTTHQSRFAQDGTSLNLNTTSNPLKIFNTELNGDILRIFE; this is translated from the coding sequence ATGGAAAGAAAACAGTTTTTGCAGAGTCTGGGGGCAGGTGCTGCATTTGCACTAATGTTCCCATGTGTAAACGGTTGTTCAAAAGATGGTGAGCTTGAAACATTTCCTGAACCCACAGGTGTTGACTTTACGGTTGATTTAACCTCGCCCGAAGCTGCTCCCTTGGCAAATAATGGCGGTTGGATCGCCGTCAAGTCCAATCCAGAATTGAATTATTTCGATATTGTTGTGGCAAGAAACCTTGAAGGAAACCTAATTGCCGCAAGTAAGATATGCAGTCATCAAGGCACTGAGGAAATTCGTTTCATAACCGAGGATGGTGGTGTTTTTCATTGCACTACGCATCAATCCCGATTTGCACAAGATGGTACCTCTTTGAACCTGAACACTACCAGCAATCCGCTGAAAATATTCAATACCGAGCTCAACGGCGACATACTGCGTATTTTTGAATGA